One window of Vicia villosa cultivar HV-30 ecotype Madison, WI unplaced genomic scaffold, Vvil1.0 ctg.000455F_1_1, whole genome shotgun sequence genomic DNA carries:
- the LOC131628434 gene encoding BOI-related E3 ubiquitin-protein ligase 1-like isoform X1 has translation MAVQAQYPSNVLLLNNNNNNSRNVQEGHEYSLQPQPPGALGLALLDQTHHHQPHILCNNNTSTNSSRKRGRDTTTGTSPNLINHFSLQSQPSQIIHLSQLHNQQQQQQNVVSTGLRLSFDDQQQQQQRLQLQLHQFQSQQQQQQQQGCHSSTFLSLLSQGLVSQIKQQHDELDQFIQAQGETLRRTLTEKRQRHYRELLTTAEEAVAQRLREKEAELSKATRKNAELEARAAQLTMEAQVWQAKARAQEAAAASLQAQLQQTIMCQTDDAGAGVGGVSCAVEGQASDAESAYIDPDRVVVVAEARGKCRACLKRVATVVVLPCRHLCICRECDAHYSACPVCLTLKNSTVEVFLS, from the exons ATGGCTGTTCAAGCTCAATATCCATCCAATGTTCTTCttctaaacaacaacaataacaacag TAGAAATGTTCAAGAAGGACATGAATACTCTTTACAACCTCAACCTCCAGGAGCATTAGGACTAGCACTTCTTGATCAAACTCATCATCATCAACCACATATCCTATGCAACAATAACAcaa GTACTAATTCATCTCGAAAGAGAGGAAGAGACACAACAACGGGAACATCACCTAATCTTATCAATCATTTCTCTTTACAATCTCAACCGTCACAGATTATTCATCTTTCTCAACTCcataatcaacaacaacaacaacaaaatgttgtCTCTACCGGTCTTCGATTATCATTCGATgatcaacaacaacagcaacaaagaTTACAGTTACAACTTCATCAATTTCAAtctcaacaacagcaacaacaacaacaaggttgtCACTCCTCAACTTTCTTGTCTCTTCTATCACAAGGACTTGTTTCTCAAAtcaaacaacaacatgatgaatTAGACcaattcattcaagcccag GGAGAGACTCTGCGGCGGACATTGACGGAGAAGAGACAGAGACATTACCGGGAGCTACTAACCACGGCGGAGGAAGCGGTGGCGCAACGTCTAAGAGAGAAAGAAGCAGAGCTATCAAAAGCCACGCGCAAAAACGCCGAGTTGGAAGCGCGTGCGGCACAGCTAACCATGGAAGCCCAAGTCTGGCAGGCGAAAGCCCGGGCTCAGGAAGCCGCGGCGGCCTCTCTCCAAGCCCAGCTGCAACAGACAATAATGTGCCAAACCGACGACGCCGGCGCCGGCGTTGGCGGTGTCTCGTGCGCCGTAGAAGGACAGGCTTCGGATGCTGAATCGGCATACATCGATCCGGAtagagttgttgttgttgcggAGGCGCGTGGGAAATGTAGAGCGTGTTTAAAGCGCGTGGCAACGGTGGTTGTTTTGCCTTGTCGGCATTTGTGCATATGTAGAGAATGCGATGCGCATTACAGTGCTTGCCCTGTTTGCCTTACGCTCAAGAATTCAACCGTTGAGGTCTTTCTCTCTtag
- the LOC131628434 gene encoding BOI-related E3 ubiquitin-protein ligase 1-like isoform X2 → MAVQAQYPSNVLLLNNNNNNRNVQEGHEYSLQPQPPGALGLALLDQTHHHQPHILCNNNTSTNSSRKRGRDTTTGTSPNLINHFSLQSQPSQIIHLSQLHNQQQQQQNVVSTGLRLSFDDQQQQQQRLQLQLHQFQSQQQQQQQQGCHSSTFLSLLSQGLVSQIKQQHDELDQFIQAQGETLRRTLTEKRQRHYRELLTTAEEAVAQRLREKEAELSKATRKNAELEARAAQLTMEAQVWQAKARAQEAAAASLQAQLQQTIMCQTDDAGAGVGGVSCAVEGQASDAESAYIDPDRVVVVAEARGKCRACLKRVATVVVLPCRHLCICRECDAHYSACPVCLTLKNSTVEVFLS, encoded by the exons ATGGCTGTTCAAGCTCAATATCCATCCAATGTTCTTCttctaaacaacaacaataacaacag AAATGTTCAAGAAGGACATGAATACTCTTTACAACCTCAACCTCCAGGAGCATTAGGACTAGCACTTCTTGATCAAACTCATCATCATCAACCACATATCCTATGCAACAATAACAcaa GTACTAATTCATCTCGAAAGAGAGGAAGAGACACAACAACGGGAACATCACCTAATCTTATCAATCATTTCTCTTTACAATCTCAACCGTCACAGATTATTCATCTTTCTCAACTCcataatcaacaacaacaacaacaaaatgttgtCTCTACCGGTCTTCGATTATCATTCGATgatcaacaacaacagcaacaaagaTTACAGTTACAACTTCATCAATTTCAAtctcaacaacagcaacaacaacaacaaggttgtCACTCCTCAACTTTCTTGTCTCTTCTATCACAAGGACTTGTTTCTCAAAtcaaacaacaacatgatgaatTAGACcaattcattcaagcccag GGAGAGACTCTGCGGCGGACATTGACGGAGAAGAGACAGAGACATTACCGGGAGCTACTAACCACGGCGGAGGAAGCGGTGGCGCAACGTCTAAGAGAGAAAGAAGCAGAGCTATCAAAAGCCACGCGCAAAAACGCCGAGTTGGAAGCGCGTGCGGCACAGCTAACCATGGAAGCCCAAGTCTGGCAGGCGAAAGCCCGGGCTCAGGAAGCCGCGGCGGCCTCTCTCCAAGCCCAGCTGCAACAGACAATAATGTGCCAAACCGACGACGCCGGCGCCGGCGTTGGCGGTGTCTCGTGCGCCGTAGAAGGACAGGCTTCGGATGCTGAATCGGCATACATCGATCCGGAtagagttgttgttgttgcggAGGCGCGTGGGAAATGTAGAGCGTGTTTAAAGCGCGTGGCAACGGTGGTTGTTTTGCCTTGTCGGCATTTGTGCATATGTAGAGAATGCGATGCGCATTACAGTGCTTGCCCTGTTTGCCTTACGCTCAAGAATTCAACCGTTGAGGTCTTTCTCTCTtag